From Plasmodium yoelii strain 17X genome assembly, chromosome: 7, one genomic window encodes:
- a CDS encoding thrombospondin protein-1 has protein sequence MYRIIFIISLLLLTSLLNCDAEWIGSTLKKDNTNYIINNKQNENIILPIFIKKGECINYERSEFFFCYHKNSEQIFKNISIGCTNKYIQPSSHMLREKCDLINYHNFLNNNKNQLLSYWEQNFHYFFLIYSKDIYFSNIYNLLKNRKPNIIIHNSIIKTICRIYNTIINSITRNKNIEIDITFWKSSKCNSFFSFQFYQFISKEKLRYPKSVQTYLYTKIMENIKIDEILSLFFEIYPTSHNSILKKKKKKIYSYSYFINLASCRVKKNSEKVYTFGGIFYKIWEFIYSIIGKGKKITSKFIWNSFYASYSSKGDIFMNGISGKVRIANGISRKVRNLNGLAYGEDENNDMINRRNFKNNTSQYFTCFLDKATENPNALNEIDKWVDPKTKSCYCHDEHAEPCSLADISEINQLDSYMNNEMCNSRNNNKNDEIFIALAGYNILKCKRGENKNMNENKNKNNEKNDNNIYQHDPNDKLDNEKMYKYCKYGLKLWNNKNMYNYNNCNIVKSLDKKNKNVCIEMCREIQTYCNEKGIQFYSFDICKKYYETNLFSRPIFINIFKYFDDNCSYFDPNNHGIVLCKHRKVKCNFSSWSDWSECNKSCLKDEYDIEPIQKRTRFLDNDMEYASKACSVYMSDDNNTLEVQVCTELPYCNDINDSNQNVTSKIKKGKYPHEERLLPFVISLDEINKANALKELNNNDTDITNENFIINKSEILTNCMITDMNKYNNYIKYNEKNRSCSCPNNEPTCYFKDIYNSSTWKKKFENLCKKNNNINIVTADFILINCNMLISLNKKEISVNTYLAMTFDCRSPLFQYLFCSKPSDHNKKNLIYIIITIIFGAISAIYFVYLIVKEIIKYKDICFQFGERNISQMEKTHEQTETPSEEDIIIDNTKRD, from the coding sequence atgtatcgaattatcttcattatttCATTGTTATTACTCACTTCTTTACTAAATTGTGATGCAGAATGGATTGGTTCTACTTTGAAAAAAGACAAtactaattatataataaataataaacaaaatgaaaacattattttacccattttcataaaaaaaggaGAGTGTATAAATTATGAGCGttcagaattttttttttgctatcataaaaatagtgaacaaatttttaaaaatatctcTATAGGTTGtactaataaatatatacaaccATCATCTCATATGCTTAGAGAAAAATGTGACCTTattaattatcataattttttaaataataataaaaatcagCTATTATCATATTGGGAacaaaattttcattatttttttctcatttatTCGAAGGATATATATTtctcaaatatatataatcttttgaaaaatagaaaaccaaatataataatacataattCTATAATTAAAACAATATGTAGAATATATAACACTATCATAAATTCCATTactagaaataaaaatattgaaatagACATAACATTTTGGAAGTCTTCAAAATGTAATAGTTTTTTTTCCTTTCAATTTTACCAATTTATTTCGAAAGAAAAATTGCGATATCCAAAATCTGTACAAACATAtctttatacaaaaattatggagaatataaaaatagacgAAATTCTGTCcttattttttgaaatatatcCAACTAGCCATAAtagtattttaaaaaaaaaaaaaaaaaaaatttactcATATAGCTATTTTATCAATTTAGCTAGCTGCcgagttaaaaaaaatagtgaaaagGTGTACACATTTGGTGgaattttttacaaaatttgggaatttatttattcaataATCGGaaaagggaaaaaaataacaagcAAATTCATATGGAATAGTTTTTATGCTAGCTATTCCTCAAAAGGggatatatttatgaatgGAATAAGCGGAAAGGTGAGAATTGCGAATGGAATAAGCAGAAAGGTGAGAAATTTGAACGGCTTGGCATATGGTGaggatgaaaataatgacatGATCAATCGACGtaatttcaaaaataatacaagTCAATATTTTACATGTTTTTTAGATAAAGCAACAGAAAATCCCAATGCCCTTAACGAAATAGATAAATGGGTTGACCCCAAAACGAAATCATGTTATTGTCATGATGAGCATGCAGAACCATGTTCATTGGCTGATATATCTGAGATCAATCAGTTAGATTCATATATGAATAATGAAATGTGTAACTctagaaataataataaaaatgacgAAATATTTATTGCATTAGCTgggtataatatattaaaatgtaAACGtggagaaaataaaaatatgaacgaaaataaaaataaaaataacgaaaaaaatgataataatatatatcaacatGATCCAAATGATAAATTAGacaatgaaaaaatgtataaatattgtaaatatggattaaaattatggaataataaaaatatgtataattataataattgtaatatagtaaaaagtttagacaaaaaaaataaaaatgtatgcaTTGAGATGTGTCGCGAAATACAAACCTATTGTAATGAAAAAGGAATACAGTTTTATTCATTTGatatatgcaaaaaatattatgaaactAACTTATTTTCGAGacctatttttattaatatttttaaatattttgatgATAATTGTTCTTATTTTGATCCAAATAATCATGGTATTGTTTTATGCAAACATAGAAAAGTAAAATGTAATTTTAGTTCTTGGTCAGATTGGTCAGAATGTAATAAATCATGTTTAAAAGATGAATATGATATCGAACCAATACAAAAAAGAACTCGATTTTTAGACAATGATATGGAATATGCTTCTAAAGCATGTAGTGTATATATGagtgatgataataatacattgGAGGTTCAAGTATGTACAGAATTACCTTATTGtaatgatataaatgatTCAAATCAAAATGTTACatctaaaataaaaaaaggtaAATATCCACATGAAGAAAGATTATTACCATTTGTAATTTCACttgatgaaataaataaagcaAATGCTTTaaaagaattaaataataatgataccGATATaacaaatgaaaattttattattaacaagtcagaaatattaacaaattgtATGATAACagatatgaataaatataataattatattaaatataatgaaaaaaatagatCTTGTTCATGTCCTAATAATGAACCAACTTGTTAttttaaagatatatataattcatctacatggaaaaaaaaatttgaaaatttatgcaaaaaaaataataatataaatattgtaaCTGCAGATTTTATACTTATTAACTGTAACATGTTAATtagtttaaataaaaaagaaatttctgttaatacatatttagcTATGACTTTTGATTGTCGTTCACCTTTATTCCAATATTTGTTTTGTTCTAAACCATCAgatcataataaaaaaaatttaatatatataattattacaattatatttggtgcaatttCAGcgatatattttgtttatttaattgtcaaagaaattataaaatataaagatatatGTTTTCAATTTGGAGAACGAAATATATCTCAAATGGAAAAAACACATGAACAAACTGAAACACCATCTGAAGAGGATATAATTATAGACAACACAAAGAGAGACTAG
- a CDS encoding protein transport protein SEC23, putative: MDIHLQEKQTGIRFSWNLWPPTKNEASKIEIPLGCLYTVLKGSDENNVKLVEYEPLKCKTSNCILNPYCNIDFRNKTWTCPFSNIKNPFPPHYAQHISEKNLPADVMYSNIEYIQPSNVGDIPPPTFLFVIDTCLLEEELEQLKDSIQQCISLMPNDAYIGIITFGYLCYVHEIGFTDCLKSYVFKGTKDISAQELQKQLNLGSRNDPRSSTTSASARRFLQPVTECEYNINMLLDDISKDSWPTPPDQRAKRCTGTALSVAISLLECCCNQLSGRIMMFIGGADTTSPGKIVDTPLSESLRHHLDLQKDNNNARHVKKALKYYVSLANRAVMSGHAIDIFACSLDQIGLYEMKVCCEKTNGFMVMADSFSMNVFKDSFKKIFETDSTGYIKHGYNAKLTIICSKEFKICGAIGGCSSNKKIAPYVSDTCVGEGGTCEWTICALDKNSTIAFYFDIVNQNVSSLPHDRQAYLQFQTLYQHPSGRRRLRVTTISYRFAEPNIAEISQGFDQETAAVLMARFAVFKAETDEPIDVLRWLDRKLIRLVSTFADYQKDDINSFHLSSEFSIYPQFMYHLRRSHFLQTFNASPDETAYYRSILLRENVMNSLIMIQPALLQYSFDSQTPIPVLLDAQSLKSNVILLLDSYFHIVVWYGEMIYQWREQGFHEKPEYAHFKELLNAPHDDAKSILEDRFPIPKFVLCNSGGSQSRFLLAKVNPSTTHNTLSGSTFGTSTNESYIINTDDVSLKIFMDHLIKLAVQT; encoded by the exons TTGGTAGAATATGAGCCACTAAAATGTAAAACAAGTAATTGTATTTTAAATCCATATTGTAATATTGATTTTAGAAATAAAACATGGACATGCCCATTttctaatataaaaaatccCTTTCCTCCTCATTATGCTCAACATATATCTGAAAAG AATTTGCCAGCAGATGTAATGTATTCTAACATAGAATATATTCAGCCATCAAATGTGGGAGATATTCCTCCTccaacatttttatttgtaattgATACATGTTTGTTAGAAGAAGAGTTAGAGCAATTAAAAGATTCAATACAACAATGTATAAGCCTAATGCCAAATGATGCATATATAGGAATAATAACGTTTGGATATTTATGTTATGTACATGAAATAGGTTTTACTGATTGTTTAAAATCATATGTATTTAAAGGTACAAAAGATATAAGTGCACAAGAATTACaaaaacaattaaatttGGGAAGTCGGAACGATCCGAGAAGTTCAACCACATCTGCTTCAGCTAGAAGATTTTTACAACCAGTAACTGAATgtgaatataatataaatatgttgtTAGATGATATTTCAAAAGATAGTTGGCCAACACCACCAGATCAAAGAGCTAAAAGATGTACTGGAACAGCATTAAGTGTAGCTATTAGTTTATTAGAATGTTGTTGTAATCAATTAAGTGGTAGAATTATGATGTTTATTGGAGGTGCTGATACTACATCCCCAGGAAAAATAGTTGACACACCTCTTAGTGAATCATTAAGACATCATTTAGATTTacaaaaagataataataatgctaGGCATGTAAAAAAAGCACTAAAGTATTATGTATCATTAGCAAATAGAGCAGTTATGTCAGGACATGCTATAGATATATTTGCATGTTCATTAGATCAAATAGGTTTATATGAAATGAAAGTATGTTGTGAAAAAACAAATGGATTTATGGTTATGGCTGATTCTTTTTCTATGAATGTATTTAAAgattcttttaaaaaaatttttgaaACAGATTCAACAGGTTATATAAAACATGGATATAATGCAAAATTAACTATTATATGTTCTAAAGAGTTTAAAATATGTGGTGCTATTGGAGGATGTtctagtaataaaaaaattgcacCATATGTTTCAGATACATGTGTAGGGGAGGGTGGAACATGTGAATGGACAATATGTGCTTTAGATAAAAATTCTACGATtgcattttattttgatatagTTAATCAAAATGTATCTTCATTACCTCATGATAGGCAAGCATATTTGCAATTTCAAACTCTTTATCAACATCCTAGTGGTAGAAGGAGATTAAGAGTTACAACTATTTCTTATAGATTTGCTGAACCAAATATTGCTGAAATATCTCAAGGCTTTGACCAAGAAACTGCAGCTGTTTTAATGGCTAGATTTGCTGTTTTTAAAGCTGAAACTGATGAACCCATAGATGTATTGAGATGGTTAGATCGTAAATTAATTAGACTAGTTAGTACTTTTGCAGATTATCAAAAAGATGATATAAATTCTTTTCATCTATCATCtgaattttctatatatccACAATTTATGTATCATTTAAGAAGGTCTCATTTTTTACAAACTTTTAATGCAAGTCCAGATGAAACTGCATATTATCGTTCTATTCTGTTAAGAGAAAATGTCATGAATTCATTAATTATGATACAACCAGCTTTGCTACAATATTCTTTTGATTCTCAAACACCAATACCTGTCCTATTAGATGCACAATCATTAAAATcaaatgttattttattattagattcatattttcatattgtTGTTTGGTATGGTGAAATGATATATCAATGGAGAGAACAAGGATTTCACGAAAAACCAGAATATGCACATTTTAAAGAACTTTTAAATGCTCCACATGATGATGCTAAATCGATATTAGAGGATAGATTTCCAATTCCTAAATTTGTTTTGTGTAATAGTGGAGGAAGCCAAAGTCGATTTCTATTAGCTAAGGTTAACCCATCTACTACACATAATACACTTAGTGGAAGTACATTTGGAACATCAACAAATGaatcatatataattaatactGATGATGTTTctttgaaaatatttatggaTCATTTGATCAAGTTGGCAGTTCAGACATAA